Proteins encoded together in one Triticum dicoccoides isolate Atlit2015 ecotype Zavitan chromosome 7B, WEW_v2.0, whole genome shotgun sequence window:
- the LOC119341019 gene encoding uncharacterized protein LOC119341019 — MHPKARIHADPAAPELDRIDCLPDSLLLLILNKLEDVHSLGRCAAVSKRFNDLVPLVHDMFHFLVERCARAPSSCIPFATNHRYQVHRRTQPYRTPGVVMLLTTRPPTLAPTPTRDPPPPRTPSCWTTSKTPKPTPKHLSYIEQQRRIRVDDGRPQFGAKKRRGRGHFARPPANCWTQHQCSSDPEPGSWMQHTLSWIDQDVAEVAAVVTMIRRRLEMCTIVLVDVATISSCMCISF; from the exons ATGCATCCCAAGGCTCGCATCCACGCGGACCCAGCAGCTCCGGAGCTGGACCGGATTGACTGCCTGCCGGACTCACTCCTCCTGCTTATCCTCAACAAGTTGGAGGACGTGCACTCGCTCGGCCGCTGCGCCGCCGTGTCCAAGCGCTTCAACGACCTGGTCCCACTCGTCCACGACAT GTTCCACTTCTTGGTGGAGCGATGTGCGCGTGCACCTAGCAGTTGCATTCCCTTTGCTACTAATCATCGATATCAGGTACACCGCAGGACTCAACCGTACCGTACGCCGGGCGTCGTCATGCTACTAACTACCAGGCCACCGACGCTGGCGCCGACCCCGACCAGAGATCCGCCACCGCCCAGGACCCCAAGCTGCTGGACGACTTCGAAGACGCCGAAGCCGACACCAAA GCATCTTTCGTACATTGAGCAACAACGGCGAATTCGAGTGGATGATGGAAGGCCTCAGTTTGGGGCCAAGAAAAGGCGTGGACGAGGCCATTTCGCAAG GCCGCCTGCAAATTGCTGGACGCAACATCAATGTAGCTCTGATCCAGAACCTGGTTCTTGGATGCAACACACATTGTCCTGGATAG ATCAGGATGTGGCTGAGGTGGCTGCTGTTGTGACCATGATTAGAAGAAGGCTGGAGATGTGCACAATAGTTTTAGTTGATGTTGCCACCATATCTTCGTGCATGTGTATTTCTTTTTGA
- the LOC119338481 gene encoding probable glucomannan 4-beta-mannosyltransferase 9 yields MAAALLPGTGMTLSGAWQQVRGPVIVPLLRASVLLCVAMSAMLFAEKVYMAVVVLALRLLGRRPERQYRWEPMRDGDDPELGSAAYPMVLVQIPMYNEREVYRLSIGAACGLSWPSDRIIVQVLDDSTDPVVKELVQVECQRWARKGVNIKYETRNNRCGYKAGALKDGMKHGYVKDCDLVAIFDADFQPEPDFLSRSVPFLVHNPDIALVQARWKFVNADECLMTRMQEMSLDYHFKVEQEVGSSTYAFFGFNGTAGVWRISALNEAGGWKDRTTVEDMDLAVRASLKGWKFVYLGDLKVKNELPSTLKAFRYQQHRWSCGPANLFRKMVMEIVTNKKVTLWKKIHVVYNFFFLRKVVAHIVTFVFYCLVIPAIVLVPEVEVPKWGCIYIPAIITLLSVIGTPRSIHLVIFWALFENVMSLHRAKATFIGLLEARTVNEWVVTEKLGDTMKTKMPSKALKKLRMRIGERLHLWELGVAAYLFICGCYNISFGNNYYFIFLLMQSIAFFIVGVGYVGTFVRQ; encoded by the exons ATGGCTGCGGCGCTGCTGCCGGGTACCGGGATGACGCTATCTGGGGCGTGGCAGCAGGTCCGTGGCCCGGTGATCGTGCCGCTGCTGCGCGCGTCCGTGCTGCTCTGCGTCGCCATGTCCGCGATGCTGTTCGCGGAGAAGGTGTACATGGCGGTGGTCGTCCTCGCCCTGCGGCTgctcggccgccgccccgagcggcAGTACCGGTGGGAGCCCATGCGCGACGGCGACGACCCCGAGCTCGGCAGCGCCGCCTACCCCATGGTCCTTGTGCAGATTCCCATGTACAACGAGCGCGAG GTGTACCGGCTGTCGATCGGGGCGGCGTGCGGGCTCTCCTGGCCATCCGATCGGATCATCGTCCAGGTGCTCGACGACTCCACTGACCCTGTCGTCAAG GAGTTGGTGCAGGTGGAGTGCCAGCGCTGGGCGAGGAAGGGCGTGAACATCAAGTATGAGACCCGGAACAACCGGTGCGGGTACAAGGCCGGCGCGCTCAAGGATGGCATGAAGCACGGCTACGTCAAAGACTGCGACTTGGTAGCCATCTTCGACGCCGACTTCCAGCCGGAGCCCGACTTCCTGTCGCGCTCCGTCCCCTTCCTCGTCCACAACCCCGATATCGCCCTCGTGCAGGCCCGTTGGAAATTTG TGAATGCAGATGAATGCTTGATGACAAGAATGCAGGAGATGTCCTTGGACTACCACTTCAAGGTGGAGCAAGAAGTGGGCTCCTCGACCTATGCCTTTTTTGGATTCAATG GAACCGCTGGTGTGTGGCGCATATCTGCTCTGAATGAGGCAGGTGGCTGGAAGGACCGAACCACAGTTGAAGACATGGACCTGGCTGTCCGAGCAAGTCTCAAGGGATGGAAGTTTGTGTATCTTGGTGATCTCAAG GTAAAAAATGAGCTCCCTAGTACGCTCAAAGCATTTCGGTACCAGCAACACAGATGGTCGTGCGGGCCGGCAAATCTATTTAGGAAAATGGTGATGGAGATCGTTACAAATAAG AAAGTGACGCTTTGGAAGAAAATCCATGTGGTCTACAACTTCTTCTTTCTGCGCAAGGTTGTCGCACACATTGTAACCTTTGTGTTCTACTGCCTTGTTATCCCAGCCATAGTCTTAGTTCCCGAGGTTGAGGTACCAAAGTGGGGTTGCATATATATTCCAGCTATTATCACCCTTCTCAGTGTTATTGGGACCCCAAG GTCTATTCACTTAGTTATCTTTTGGGCACTATTTGAGAATGTTATGTCATTGCATAGAGCAAAGGCCACCTTCATCGGTCTATTGGAGGCGCGCACGGTGAATGAATGGGTGGTGACGGAAAAGCTTGGTGACACCATGAAGACCAAAATGCCAAGTAAAGCTTTGAAAAAGCTGAGGATGAGGATAGGAGAAAG GTTACATCTTTGGGAGCTTGGTGTTGCAGCGTACCTCTTCATTTGTGGATGCTACAACATTTCATTTGGGAATAACTATTACTTCATCTTTCTCCTTATGCAATCCATCGCTTTCTTCATTGTCGGTGTGGGCTATGTTGGGACATTCGTCAGACAATGA